A genomic region of Phycisphaerae bacterium contains the following coding sequences:
- a CDS encoding ATP-binding protein, with protein sequence MSQPDRQPDPPGPLSPLAEQLAEISALTGGLAHEIRNPLSTLKVNLQLLDEDWQRVENREASGGDDARDVARRSRTRIASLLKEANRLEQILQDFLVYVGKYELQREPHDLNRIVRELADFYQPQAQAGGIELRLHLADQPIVCDVDANRLKQAVLNLLINAQQAMPDGGRIDLRVTDSAEGARIDVEDSGPGIPPQERDLVFRAYYSTKKGGTGLGLATTHRIIREHGGRIELDAPLPRGARFSIQLPKTRH encoded by the coding sequence ATGTCTCAGCCCGATCGCCAACCCGACCCCCCCGGCCCCTTGAGCCCCCTTGCCGAGCAACTGGCCGAGATCTCCGCGTTGACCGGCGGTCTGGCCCACGAAATCCGCAACCCGCTCTCCACGCTCAAGGTCAACCTTCAGCTTCTGGACGAAGACTGGCAGCGCGTCGAAAACAGAGAGGCGTCCGGCGGCGACGACGCCCGCGATGTGGCCCGGCGCAGCCGAACGCGGATTGCATCGCTCCTCAAGGAGGCGAATCGACTCGAACAGATCTTGCAGGATTTCCTGGTCTACGTCGGCAAGTACGAACTCCAGCGCGAGCCGCACGATCTGAATCGCATCGTCCGCGAGTTGGCCGATTTCTACCAGCCGCAGGCCCAGGCCGGCGGCATCGAACTGCGGTTGCACCTTGCAGATCAGCCCATCGTCTGCGACGTCGATGCCAACCGGCTCAAGCAGGCGGTCCTCAACCTGCTGATCAACGCCCAGCAGGCCATGCCCGACGGCGGCCGGATTGACCTCCGCGTGACCGACAGCGCCGAAGGTGCCCGGATCGACGTCGAAGACAGCGGCCCGGGCATCCCGCCGCAGGAGCGGGACCTGGTCTTCCGCGCGTACTATTCGACCAAGAAGGGCGGCACCGGTCTGGGCCTGGCGACGACGCATCGCATCATTCGCGAACATGGCGGCCGAATCGAGTTGGACGCGCCCCTGCCGCGCGGCGCGCGCTTCAGCATTCAATTGCCCAAGACCAGGCACTAG